One window of the Rufibacter radiotolerans genome contains the following:
- a CDS encoding DUF4961 domain-containing protein translates to MKTTFRLLGLLLVLLLVQAVQAQVVTWSPTYPTHNEPVTITFDASKGTGGLANVSEPVYAHTGVITNLSTSDSDWKYVKAPWNSNTPAALMTSLGNNLYRITITPRTYYNVPASEEIKAIMFVFRNGTGTKEGKDTGGKDIKVPIYMAGAINVAFTQPTVGMNGIFVNQGASIPVTATSSTNATLQLFVNGTKVKQEANASTIQTTLTATQLGFNKVKLVAQSGATTAVDSFTYVVRTATNTQALPANAKDGVTYLSSTSVLLNLYAPNKQSVYVVGDFNNWQVGATQMNRTADGARYWVQIDNLAPGQEYAYQYLVDETLRIGDPYTEKTLDPNEDRYISAETYPNLKAYPAGKATGMVSVFQTNQPAYNWKVTNFSKPKKTDLVIYELLVRDFIAKHDYKTLTDTLDYLTRMGINAIELLPIHEYEGNLSWGYNSVYYFAPDKYYGPKETLKRFIDEAHARGIAVIMDIALNHSFGQSPMVQLYYNPSTGKTTPENPWFNPDPKHDYNVGHDFNHESAATKYFVDRVTEYWLREYKIDGYRFDLSKGFTQKQTLGSVSAWGQYDQSRIDLLKRMADHLWTVDNSAYVILEHFADNSEETVLSNHGMMLWGNLHGNYKQAALGYTNDSNFNWISYKQRNWTSPNVVGYMESHDEERLMVEALAYGNINGNYSIQNLTTALQRMQLTSAFFFTIPGPKMVWQFGELGYDISINQNGRTGDKPILWNYYQEADRKKLYNVYTALIKLKINEPAFESGDFTLNLANAMKTIHIQHPDMDVAILGNFGVASGTIDPRFQRTGTWYDYVTGQSYSVSSVNQSITLQPGEYRIYTTKRLSNGSILTKTDEESALVKNAVVFPNPASAGEVTLRYNLVSSSEVSLQLYDQLGRKVVQRSLGRQGAGTQTVQQKLIGGNGRSLAPGLYLCKIITGGTARTLQVVVQ, encoded by the coding sequence ATGAAAACTACGTTCCGTTTGCTTGGCTTGTTGCTGGTTTTATTGCTGGTACAGGCGGTACAGGCGCAGGTGGTGACCTGGTCCCCCACGTATCCTACTCATAATGAGCCCGTCACTATTACCTTTGATGCCTCTAAAGGCACGGGCGGATTGGCCAACGTGAGCGAACCCGTTTACGCTCATACCGGGGTCATAACCAACCTGAGCACTTCTGACTCTGACTGGAAGTATGTAAAGGCGCCCTGGAACTCCAATACCCCCGCCGCTTTGATGACCTCCCTGGGTAACAACCTTTACCGGATCACCATCACCCCCAGAACCTATTACAACGTGCCGGCGTCTGAGGAGATCAAGGCAATTATGTTTGTGTTCCGGAACGGGACCGGCACGAAGGAAGGCAAGGACACCGGCGGCAAGGACATCAAAGTGCCCATCTACATGGCGGGTGCCATCAATGTTGCTTTTACCCAACCTACGGTAGGGATGAACGGCATCTTTGTGAACCAAGGCGCAAGCATTCCGGTGACCGCTACCTCTTCTACCAATGCTACGCTCCAACTTTTTGTGAATGGCACCAAGGTGAAACAAGAGGCCAACGCTTCTACCATCCAAACCACCCTCACTGCCACTCAGCTGGGCTTTAACAAAGTGAAACTGGTAGCCCAGAGTGGCGCCACCACGGCAGTTGATTCCTTTACCTACGTGGTGCGCACGGCCACCAACACGCAGGCTCTGCCCGCTAATGCCAAAGATGGGGTAACCTATCTGAGCAGTACCAGCGTCTTGCTTAACCTGTATGCGCCCAACAAGCAAAGTGTGTACGTGGTGGGCGATTTCAATAACTGGCAGGTGGGCGCGACCCAGATGAACAGAACCGCTGATGGGGCCCGCTACTGGGTGCAGATTGATAACCTGGCGCCCGGTCAGGAATACGCCTACCAATACCTGGTAGATGAAACCCTGCGCATAGGAGATCCTTACACAGAGAAAACCCTGGACCCCAATGAAGACCGCTACATTTCTGCGGAGACGTACCCAAACCTGAAGGCGTACCCCGCTGGAAAGGCCACGGGCATGGTTTCGGTGTTCCAGACCAACCAGCCGGCCTATAACTGGAAAGTGACCAACTTCTCCAAGCCCAAGAAAACGGACCTAGTGATCTATGAGCTGCTGGTGCGTGATTTTATTGCCAAGCATGACTACAAAACCCTCACCGACACCCTGGATTACCTTACCCGCATGGGCATCAATGCCATTGAACTGCTGCCCATCCATGAGTATGAGGGGAACCTCAGCTGGGGCTACAACTCGGTGTATTATTTTGCGCCAGACAAATATTACGGACCCAAAGAGACGCTCAAGCGTTTTATAGACGAGGCACACGCCCGCGGCATAGCCGTGATCATGGACATTGCCTTAAACCATTCCTTCGGGCAGTCGCCTATGGTGCAGCTGTACTATAACCCCTCTACCGGCAAAACCACTCCGGAAAACCCCTGGTTTAACCCAGACCCGAAGCATGATTACAACGTGGGCCATGATTTCAACCATGAAAGTGCCGCCACCAAGTATTTTGTGGACCGCGTAACGGAGTATTGGCTGCGCGAATACAAAATTGACGGCTACCGGTTTGACCTTTCCAAAGGGTTCACCCAGAAACAGACCTTGGGGAGCGTAAGCGCCTGGGGCCAGTATGACCAGAGCCGGATTGATCTCCTGAAGCGCATGGCCGACCACTTATGGACGGTAGACAACAGTGCTTATGTGATTTTGGAGCACTTCGCGGATAACTCAGAGGAGACGGTGCTGTCTAACCACGGCATGATGCTCTGGGGCAACCTGCACGGCAATTACAAGCAGGCGGCGCTAGGCTACACCAATGACTCCAACTTCAACTGGATCTCCTATAAGCAGCGCAACTGGACCAGCCCCAACGTGGTAGGGTACATGGAAAGCCACGACGAGGAGCGCCTGATGGTGGAAGCCCTGGCCTATGGCAATATCAACGGGAACTACAGTATCCAGAACCTGACAACGGCCTTGCAGCGCATGCAGCTCACCAGCGCCTTCTTCTTCACCATTCCGGGCCCTAAAATGGTGTGGCAGTTTGGAGAGCTGGGCTATGACATCTCCATTAACCAAAACGGCCGAACCGGCGATAAGCCTATCCTCTGGAACTACTACCAGGAGGCGGATCGCAAGAAGCTATACAATGTGTACACGGCCCTTATTAAGCTCAAGATCAACGAGCCTGCCTTTGAGTCTGGTGATTTCACTCTGAACCTGGCCAACGCCATGAAGACCATCCATATTCAGCACCCAGACATGGACGTGGCTATCTTAGGGAACTTTGGCGTGGCTTCAGGTACCATTGACCCACGGTTCCAGAGAACAGGGACCTGGTATGATTACGTGACCGGCCAGAGCTATTCGGTTTCCAGCGTGAACCAGAGCATTACCCTGCAGCCAGGCGAGTACCGAATCTATACCACCAAGCGCCTCTCTAACGGTAGCATCCTTACCAAAACCGATGAGGAGTCTGCGTTGGTAAAGAATGCAGTGGTATTCCCTAACCCAGCTAGCGCTGGCGAAGTGACACTGCGCTACAACTTGGTTTCTTCCAGTGAGGTAAGCCTGCAACTATATGACCAGTTAGGGCGAAAAGTGGTGCAGCGCTCCCTGGGCCGCCAGGGAGCAGGTACCCAGACGGTGCAGCAAAAGCTGATAGGGGGGAATGGCCGTTCCCTGGCGCCAGGCCTGTACCTGTGCAAAATCATCACAGGCGGCACGGCCAGAACCTTGCAGGTGGTGGTTCAGTAA
- a CDS encoding ThuA domain-containing protein → MLVFYKTAGFYHNSIPAGLVALQELGKEHAFTVDTTNNAAVFTAESLKKYRAVIFLSTTQNVLDPAQEKAMEGYIKAGGGFVGIHAATDTEYDWPWYNQLVGAQFASHPAIQEATVRVLDHKHPATSFLPASWQRKDEWYNFKNISPNIKVLATLDEATYTGGQNGDHHPIAWYHAFDGGRAFYTGGGHTKESFQEPLFRQHLLGGILYAMGKK, encoded by the coding sequence GTGCTGGTGTTTTATAAAACGGCGGGTTTTTACCACAACTCTATTCCGGCGGGTCTGGTGGCTCTTCAGGAATTGGGGAAGGAGCATGCCTTCACGGTAGATACCACCAATAATGCGGCTGTGTTCACGGCTGAATCTTTAAAAAAGTACCGGGCTGTCATCTTTCTGAGCACCACCCAGAACGTGCTGGACCCAGCGCAGGAGAAAGCCATGGAAGGGTATATCAAAGCAGGCGGAGGCTTTGTGGGCATCCATGCCGCCACCGACACCGAATATGACTGGCCCTGGTACAACCAATTGGTGGGCGCCCAGTTTGCTAGTCACCCGGCCATACAGGAGGCCACGGTGCGGGTACTTGATCATAAACACCCCGCCACTTCTTTTCTACCGGCCAGTTGGCAGCGGAAAGACGAATGGTACAACTTCAAAAACATCAGCCCCAACATTAAGGTATTGGCAACCCTTGATGAAGCCACCTATACCGGGGGCCAAAACGGAGACCACCACCCTATTGCCTGGTATCATGCTTTTGACGGAGGAAGAGCGTTTTATACCGGCGGCGGACATACCAAGGAAAGCTTCCAGGAACCTCTATTTCGGCAGCATCTTTTAGGTGGCATACTGTACGCCATGGGCAAGAAATAG